A window of Synergistaceae bacterium genomic DNA:
GAAATTAACGGACTTAGGAGCAAAAGTTGAACTCATGTGACTCGCTTAAAAATATAGAAATCTTTGCATTTGTCGGACCTGCAGGAACAGGCAAGAGTCATCGTGCGACTCATGTTGCCAAACAAAACGGGATTGATATTATAATCGATGACGGTTTATTAATTTCACGAGGGCGAATTTTAGCAGGACGCAGCGCAAAATCAGAAATTAACAGACTCCGGGCAATTAGGCGCGCAATTTTTGAATATCAGGATCACCGCGATGAAGTTGTCAAGTATCTCACAAAGAATCCCCCTAAAAGATTAATGATTCTTGCTACTTCTGATGATATGATCGTGAAAATTATTTCAAGGCTGGGGCTTAATTATCCGGAAAAATTTATATATATTTCTGATATTTCTACACCTGAAGAGATTAACGCGGCTTTACGTGAGAGACGGGAGAAAAAACAGCATGTTGTCCCGGTAGCTAAGGCACAAATACAGCAGAATTTTGCGGGCAAACTCGTGAGTCAAATTCGGGGATTCTTCAGAGGGCGCGACAAAGAAGAAAGCAGCAATACTATAGTGAAGCCTTTATTTAGCTTTAACGGCCGAGTCAGTATCGAGTCAAATGCTATTATCGAAATGTGCAGAAAACTTTTAGAATTCCGCGGGCATGTCAAGAAAATACGTGATATTGATCTTGATATTTATGACGACAAAATAGAAATCACTATAGAGCTTGATTTAATTCTTGCTAACATGAACGCTTTATCGATCGCGAAAACTCTTCAGCGCAGACTCCGGTCAAGTATAAGCTATTTCACCGGCATGGACGTTAGACGCGTAAATATTCGAGTGAACGAAATTTTTTTATGAATCATGGCTGATATAAATATTAATTCAATCTGGGAAGATTTAAGCAATCAAATTAAAAATTGCAATAAGTGCGTTTTATGCAAGACCCGCAAAAATGTCGTAGTCGGTGAAGGCAGGCGCGAAAATTGCAAGCTCGTAATAGTCGGAGAAGGCCCCGGCGAAACTGAAGACGAACAAGGCCGCCCATTTGTAGGGAATGCAGGCATTTTATTGACTCGTTTTCTCAATGACGCAAAAATAGACCGCGCCTCAATTTACATAACAAATATAGTGAAATGCAGACCGCCGGGCAATAGAGACCCGTCAAAAAATGAGTCTTTCTTATGCAGCGAATTTCTCGAGTCTCAATTATTATTATTGCACCCTTCACTTGTCGTAACACTAGGCAAGCCCGCAACACAAAGCCTGCTAAATACAAGTAAGGGCATAACTCAACTGCGGGGGAACTGGGTAGACTGGCGGGGGATTCAATTAATGCCGACATTTCACCCAAGTTATTTATTACGGCAGCACGCAAGAGAAGACTACGACAAATTAGTAAGTGTAGTGCGTAAAGATTTCGCCTCAGTTAGAATGAAACTCGACGCGCTGAAATAATTTATAAATAAGGAGCTGAAATATTTTGACAGAAATAATCACAAATAATGATAACTCAATAAGAAAGCCTAAGCACCTCGCAATAATTCTTGACGGCAACGGACGCTGGGCAAAGAAACGGGGACTCCCTCGATTAATGGGACATAGAGCAGGCCTGCGAAAACTTGAAAATATGGTCAGACTCGTTAAACGTGAAGGAATCAGATATTTTTCTGTATATGCATTCTCGACTGAAAACTGGAATCGCCCAGTAATGGAAGTTACCGGCCTTATGAGCCTATTTCGTTATTATATCCGCCGAAAAGTTGACGAGATTAAATCAGAAGGCGCGAGAATAAGATTTTGCGGACGTAAAGACAGACTCCCTGAAGATTTATTAACTCAAATGAAATGGGCTGAAGACTACACGGCCGATCAGAAAATTTTAGATTTTATTCTGTGCATTAACTACGGCGGGCGGGCTGAAATTCTTGACGCTGTGAACTCTCTTATAAATTCAGGTCATACCGGCCAAGTTACAGAAGGGGATTTGCGAAAACATTTTTATTTGCCCGATGTTCCTGACCCTGATTTAATAATTAGAACGAGCGGCGAGTTAAGACTAAGCAATTTCTGGCTATGGGAATCAGCATACAGCGAATATTATTTTACGGATATACACTGGCCTGATTTTGACGAGGCAGAATTAAAGAAGGCACTTGACGATTACGCAGGGAGGGAGCGTCGTTATGGCGGGCTTAAAAGTTGATCGCGAGCTGCGTTTGAGGACTCTTAGCAGTATAGTTATAGCCGGAGTCATTATATTTGCGATTTACACGGGCGGATTATTCTGGAAAATTTTAGCGGGATTAATAGCTATTATTTCACTCAGTGAATACTATAAACTTTTAGGAAGGCTTGAGGGCGTGAGACTTTCACCGGGAATCGGCTATATTTTCTCGTTGATATTCTTAATTGCGGCAATGAGAGAGAATCCGCAGCCCATAGTATTAGCTATGATTCTTTCTTTGTGTGTGTTTGCTGTATTCATGCTTGAAGTTTTCAGGCGGCAGACGACAAAGGGCACGAGTTACGCAATTTCTAATTCAGGCGGAATTATTTCCGGAGTGATTTATATTTCGATTCCTTGGACTTGTATGATAATGCTGCGTGAATATGCTTTCGGGCGCGAGATGTTAATAACTTTATTTGTTTGCACTTGGGCTTGTGATGTAGGAGCTTATATCGGGGGCAAATCTTTCGGGACTATAAAATTATGTCCGTATGTGAGTCAGGGTAAGACGATTCAGGGATTTGTCGCCGGCATAATCGGGAGTCTTCTTGCAAATGCCGTATTAATTTATTCATATAGTCTGCCTACTTATCCGACTATATTAATCGGGTTTATATGCGGTATTGCCGGACAATTCGGGGACTTGGCCGAGTCATTAATAAAGCGTGAGGCCGGGCAGAAAGATTCAGGAAATATTATCCCCGGACATGGCGGAATGCTTGACAGATTCGACAGTATTTTATTTAACGGGCTGTTAACTTACTTAGCACTGAGGGTGATACTATGATAAATCTTGCAGTAATAGGAGCGACGGGCAGTGTCGGGAGTTCTGTAATGTCAGTGTGTGAGGCTTGGCCCGATAAAATCTGCGTGAAGGCAATCGCGGCTAATTCAAGATCAGAGAAATTATTAAATCTCGCTGGAAAATTTAATGTAAAAAAAGTATATATCTATCAGGAATCCGGCGAGTCAGGGCTTGAAGAGATAGCTAATGATCCTGAAATAAATCATATAGTTTTCTCGTCTTCAGGAACTGACGCAATAAAAGCACTATGCACCGCGCTAAAATCAGGTAAAAATATTTCACTCGCAAATAAAGAAAGTATCGTAGTAGCCGGTAAATGGGTAATGCCCCTAATAAATCATCCTGAACAACTGCGCCCAGTTGACAGCGAACATAATGCGATTTGGCAATGTTTACACGGTGAAAATAAAAAATTTATCCGCAAAATTTTCTTAACAGCATCGGGAGGGCCGTTCAGAAATTATAATCATGAGCAGCTAAAAAATGTAACTCCGGAAATGGCCTTAAATCATCCGGTTTGGAACATGGGCGCAAAAATTACGATTGACAGTGCTACACTCATGAATAAGGGCATAGAATTAATAGAAGCAATGTTCTTATTTGGACTCGAGTCTTCACAAGTCGACGCGTTTATTTCGCCGGGGTCATTCGTTCATGGCTTGATAGAATTTGAAGACGGGAGCGTGAAATTATTAGCTGCTGAACCTGATATGAAATTGCCGGCTGCCTCTGCTATTTTCTGGCCTGAAAGATTCTTCCCGTGTGAAAGTTTCAAGCGGCCCGATTTTCTCTCACATGAGATAAAATTTTTTGATATTGATATTACGAGATTCCCCGCAATGAGAATCGCCCGTGAAGTCATGCGCATAAAGGGAGCTGCTCCGGCTGTAATGGTAGGTGCTGACGAGATAGCGGTAAATTTATTTTTATCGGGACAAATAGGATTTAATGATATTGCGGCACTCGTTGAAGAGACTTTAAATAATTGCAGCTTGAGCGAGCCGGGTAGTCTTGATGACGCTATAGAATGTCTTAATAATGCGAGAATAAAAGCTCGTGAACTCTCTAAAAAATTTGCGGTGTAATTATGCGCTTAACTATGTTAGGAACAGGAAACGCCCTCGTTACTGAATGTTATAATACCTGCTTTGTTATGAGATCTGACTCCGGCAATGTTTTAATTGACACAGGCGGCGGAAATTATATTTTGCATCAGTTAAAGCGCGCTAATCTTGATTTACAGGATATTCACGACATTTTTATAACTCATTCGCATATAGATCACTTGTTAGGCCTAATTTGGATAATAAGAATCTCAGCCCAGCGCATGAATAAGAATAAATTTGACGGGAATATAAATATTTACTCTCATGATAAAGTGTTAAATCTTATAATTGAACTCGCTGATAAATTATTATTGCCGTATCAGGCCGGTTTTATCGGGAAGCGGATTCATTTAATAAATATCGACAATCACGAGTCAAGAAAGATAGCGGGGCTTGACTTCACATTTTTTGATATAGGCTCAAATCGCACTAAACAATTCGGGTTCAGCGTGAAATATGACGGCTCGAAAAAATTAACCTGCTGCGGTGATGAGCCATGCAAGAAAGAAAGCGAGATTTACGTAAATAATTCTGACTGGCTTTTACATGAGGCGTTTTGCTTATATTCTCAAGCTGATAGATTCAAGCCCTATGAAAAAAATCACTCGACAGTGAAGGACGCAAGCGAGCTAGCACAAAGATTACACGTTAAAAATTTGCTGTTATATCACACTGAAGACGAGAATTTATTAAACCGGCGCGAATTATACACTCAAGAAGCAAAAAATTATTTCACCGGCAATATTTTTATACCCGATGATTTAGAGACTCTTACGCTGTAAAAATTTATATTTGTGTGAGGAATAAATTATTAAGCCCTGACTCCTCACACATTAAGACTCACGAGTTCTTAAGCAGCTGGCATTATTTATTATGAGCCGACTCCCGTTAAATCACGAGTTAAAAATTTGTCTATCTATCATATTTTCATGAGAGGCCGCTATAAGTGTAGCCATTGTAGACCCGTAAGCATTTACTATCGAGCTTACCATATCGATTCCCGGGGCAATTGACATTAAAAGCGCGATTGCTTCAATAGGGCAGCCTATCATTACTAGAATCGCAGAAATTGATATAAACGTCCCCCCCGGTATAACTGGAGCAGCAAGACCGAGCATTAAAAACGTGAAAATCATTGACAGCGCTGTTAAAGGCTCTATATTTATCCCGTATATATAAGCAAGTGTCAGAGTTCCCAGTGATAATTGTATACAGCTTCCGAGCTTATTTATTGCAGTTCCCAGTGATATAGAAATCGTGTAGAGTTTAGGACTGACTCCCATTTTTTCGCAGGATTTAAGATTTTCGGGAATTGCGGCACTGCTCGAACATGATACAAAAGATGTAACGATAACCGGCATTGTTTTAAGCAAAATTTTTACAGGGCTTAATCTTCCTATGAAGGCAGCCAGCAGAATAGTTATTATAATTACCGCAATAAAAGCTGTCTCGAACGCTATTAATATCCCGATTAGTGATGTCATAGTTTTGCCGCCTATTGTAATAATCAGCGACGTTACAGAACAGAATACTACAAAGGGAATAAATTTCATTATTAAAGTAGTAATCTGCATAAAAATTGTATTGCACTCGTCGAGAAATTTTTTAAATGTGCTAGTTCCTGTTTTAATCACAGCCCAGCCCAAGAAAACAGCAAGGACTATTAATTGCAGCATATCACCGTTCAAGAAAGGTTTAACAAGATTGTCAGGGAATATATTTATAATTGTGTCGCGGACTGAGACCGAGCCGGAAATAATATTACTTGTATTTATTGAATTTGTTACTATATTTGCGCCCGGCTTTAAAGTGTAAAATGTTATCATGCCTGTAATAAGCGCGAGAATTTGCAGCAAAATAAAACATATTGACAGAGTCCAGCCGATTTTCTTCAAGTCTGAAAGATTCCCGATATTGGCAATACATGACGCGACGGAGAAAAATACAAGTGCTACAGCGCATAATTTAAGGCAATTCATAAAAATTTTATTCACGCTCGATAAAAACATGTCATTAAAATAAACGCAGGCAGCCTCAGACGCAAAATTTTTCATGAGAAAGCCGGTTATTAACGCAAGAATTAAAGCCGCTCCGGTATAATAAAGTGAAGTATAGGGGGATTTTGACGCGGTTATAATTATAGAGTTCGTGCCCCTGTGATGTTTATAATGCAATTTTCCGGCAAATGATTTAATAAGTAAATTCGAGATTGCGTCGGCCGTTTCGTCTGAAATATTCTCTTGATTGAAGTCTATACCAAGATTTAGGCTGTCTTCAAAGTCAAATTTTTGTCCCTTAACTGATATATTTATTTTGACGCTGCCAAAAAATTTTTTGATATTTATGAGAATCTTATTATTTGCTGTATTATCCGAGTGTTCAAGCAATTTATTAATACACTCTTCAGACATTAATTGAGCGCGGGTTAATTCTCTGTTATTCGTGATATATTTTCCTGTCTCGTTATAAATAAATTCCATAGCTCCCGACAAATTTTTAGAGTCCGCATTAAATTCTTGATATGACAAAATTCTCCGCCCCCTGAGTCTTGAAATCATGAAATTATAAATTATTCTATCACAATCACATTTTTTATATTATCGAGAAATATTCAAGAAATTTTCTAGCTGCCTTAGTGAAATATGCGTCCTTTTTCCATGCTAGAACGAGTCCGGCCTTAATTTCAGGTCTAAACGGTATAAATTTTAACTTGTTTTCAGTGAGAGTGCTTATTATTCCCTCGATTGTAACGAGCAGACCAAGCCCCTCACGCACCATTATTGACGCATTAAATGCAAGATTATGAGTCCCGATAATATTTAAATTTTCAAGTGGATAGCCCAGCCAGTTAGAGAATTCGCCCTGTGATTTTGCCTGATGAGAGAATAATAATTCACGCCCGCGCAAGTCTTCAGGGGTAATAAAACTTTTTATTGATAATTTATCGCTGAGTCTCACAATTACGCCCCATCTGTCTGAATCAGGAAGAGAGACGCAATTATATTTATCGAGATTGACTTTACCGACAAATAAGCCGAAATCAATTAATCCCTTGTCAAGTTTTTCCGTTATGTCTTCAGAGTCGCCGCTAATCATGCGATATTTTATGCCGGGGTGATCTTCACGCAAAGATTTTATTATTTTCGCTAAATGCCTGACTCCTGATGTTTCTCCTGCGCCTATATAAACAGTTCCGGTAATATTTGCATTATCTGAATTAACAAGTTCCGCTAAAGTTTTTGCCTCAAGTTCTATAATTTCTCGCGCCCGTTCCTTGAGTAATATGCCGTCTTCTGTGAGCTTGATATTATAATTTGTGCGTATATATAATTTTTTGCCGGTTTCTTGTTCTAACATTGCGATTTGACGTGAAAGAGTCGGCTGTGTTAAGTGCAATTTTAAGGCAGCTTTTGTTACGCTCTCCTGCTCGGCTACTTCAAGAAAATATTTTAGCGTTCTTAATTCCATTTATAAATAATACACTCCTGACTGCGATAAAATTATTTATTATTTTATATAATGACTCGTGAATATAAAAATTTTTTGCGTGATTTATATATTTTAGCGTAAATAGTGCCGCCTGCTGGAAAATATTTTATTGCAAGTATTAAATTTGCCGGGATTTATTGCTAGATTATATAGTCATGAAAATTTTTCACGTAAATAGTGCATCATGTAAGAGAAATATTATAAATTTTTTTGCCGGGATTCATATATTTTAGTGTAAATAGTGCTGACTGCTGGAAAATATTTTATTGTGAGTATAAATTTTTGCCGGGATTTACTGCCAAATTATATTATGCGTTATGCGTTGAAATATTTTAGTGCCTGCCTTATTCTCATAATAAATTTTATAGTAAAAATAGTTAAGTCCTGAGTGGTTACGTCCGATAACGACCTACACCCGAAATGCAGTCCGCCAATGCCCCTAACTATTTTGTAAATACTATCACATTATATATAATTTATCAGGGAGGTCATAATAAACAAAATGAGACATTGCGAAATTTTACGCGAAACACGCGAGACAAATATAAAACTTTGCTTAAATCTTGACGGCACAGGCAAGAATAATATAAAAACTGGCTGCGGATTTCTTGATCACATGTTGAATTTATTTGCTTCACATGGAAAATTTGATTTAGATATTCACTGCGATGGAGATACTTTTGTTGACTATCATCACACAGTCGAAGATATAGGAATCGCGCTCGGTCAGGCATTTAATAAAACACTCGGCGAAAAACGCGGCATAACTCGTTACGGACATATAATTTTGCCGATGGATGAGGCATTAATTCTCACTGCTATAGATTTTTCAGGGCGGGCTTATTTGGGCTGGGACATGAATATAAACGCTCAAAAGGTGGGAGATTTTGACACTGAACTTGCGCAGGAGTTCTGGCTCGGCTTTGTGAGAAATTCTCTTAGCACTCTACATTTTAAGCAGTTATCAGGAACTAACGCACATCATATAATAGAATGCGCCTTTAAATCAGCTGCCCGGAGTATAGCTCAGGCCGTGAAAATTAATCTTGATTATATAACTGAAATCCCCTCGACAAAGGGCGTGCTATAAAAAATGTACGGCGAAAAAATTAGCATTGACGATAAAGAAATTTTTAAAGAAGTAATTGACGCTATATTATCAGTCTTAGGAGATGACGCTCTGAAAATTATTCTTTATGGATCAGTAGCAAGAGGAGATAACACGCCGGAGTCAGATGTCGATATTGCAGTGATTACAGCAACACAGCATGATTGGCGCGATAGAGAGAAAGTAATTGATGCAGTTGATTCGCTTAATTTGAAATATGATACTCTATTTTCTGTATTATTGATTGATTCATATAAATTTTTTGTACGTAAGTACGAAATACCTTTTTATAGAAATGTAAACAAGGAGGGAATAATACTTTGGAAGAATCACCGCGCCTAGATTATTCAAAATATCGTTTAGATCTCGCTAATGAATGTCTATCTGATTCAAAAAAAGATTTCGAGGAAGAACGGCTTAAATCTTCATTAAATCGGTCTTATTATGCAATCTTTGACGCATTGAGAGCTGTAACTATTCTTGATAATTTTGATTCAAAAAAGCATTCGGAAATAATTTCTTATTTCAATCGCGAATATATTAGAACTGAAATATTTGATAAAGATACATATAAATTAATAGACTCTGCATTTAGATTAAGAAATTATGCAGATTATGATGATTTCTATCTTGTCAGCAAAAAAGAAGTTCAAACGCAGATAAATAGCGCGGAAAAAATTATTAACATGATTCGCCCGTATTTAGAATCACGCTGGGCAGAAATTACAAAGGAGGAAGAAAATTTTATGAACGCAATTTTTACACGAGTCAGCACGAGACAATTTGAGTCCCGTGAAGTAGAAAGCAAGTACATCATCAAAATTTTACGTGCAGCAATGGCCGCTCCCAGTGCAATGAATCAACAGCCGTGGGAATTCTGGGTAATTACTGACAAAGATTTAATCATGCGGCTTTCACAAGCTACACCGTATGCAAAGCCCGCAGCAAATGCCCCTGTTTTAATAGTGCCTTGCTATAATATCGCGAATTTACGAGTTCCCGAAATGGTAAATATTGACATGGCTATATCTGTTGAAAATATTTTACTTGAGGCTGAAGAACTCGGACTCGGTGCTGTAATGCTGGGTATAGCTCCGGATGAAGAAAGAATGAAAGCTGTAGAAAAAATTTTACAGTTACCCGAAAATTTTAGAGCGTTTACTATTATTCCCGTTGGCTGGCCGGTTAATAAGCACCCTCAAGAAGATAGATATGAGCCCTCAAGAATCCACGTTATATAAATTTGCTGATTTACTGAATTCATGCAAGCGGGCGAGACTCACAGGGACTCGTGGCAGTGAAGAAATTTATAACCTGCAAATTATTGACTGCTTAGAGTCTCTAAAATTTTTGCCTGAAGTAAGAAATATTATAGATGTCGGCAGCGGGGGCGGTCTTCCCGGTGTAGTCTGGGCAATAATGAGGCCTGAATCGCAAATTACTTTAATCGACAGCATAAATAAAAAATGTGAGGCCATGCAGGAAATAATTAACTCTCTTGAAATAAATAATATAAATATAATTTGTGCGAGAAGTGAAGATTTTGCAGTTAATCACCGTGAAAAATTTGATATAGCCTGCGCCCGGGCTGTTGCAAGTGCTGGAGTAACTGCGGAATTATTAGCTCCACTTGTGAAAATTTCAGGACAAATAATAACTTTCAAAGGCGAAAAAGTTCACGACGAGATCAGCGAGGTTAATAATAAATGGCATAAACTGGGACTCTCTGAACCTGAAATAAAATTTTACGGGAATAATGACTCTAATAAATGCCTAGTTATATGGGAGAAAATTTCAAAGTGTCCTGGCATTTATCCGAGAAAAGCAGGCCAAGCAAGCATAAAAAAATTTTGGGAGTGAGTGATTTATTATGAAGCTAAAAAATTTGCGTGAGGTTATATTATTCGGCAAAGTCTTATCAGCGGGATTATTAATTGCGTGTTATGCATTTCTGAGTATATGGGCTTGCAACTGGCTTATAAATAATAATTATAATTTATTGATTTCGTTATGCGTTATTCCTGTTATAACTGGATTCGGGGTCTGGCAGGCGTGGCTGTTCGTAAAAAATAGCAGGAAGAATCAAGAATAAATAATGACTCTCCCTGCTAAAAAATTTAATATGCTAACTTGAAAATTTCTAGTACGTCTTCAGGTTCTAATTTGCTTAATACTCCGAATGACTCGCCCCGTGAAGCATTATCGGCTAATTTCTGCACGTCATCTTCTTTTATGCCTAACTCTCTTAATGTCGTAGGAGCGTTAATATCTTTGAAGAAATCTTCTAGTGCCTCAATAGCGTCAAGTGCCTTCTCTTCGTCTGAGCCGTCATAAATATCAAATACTGCCTCGCCGAGCCTCGCAAATGGTACGGGGTTATCTTCGTATAAATATCTAGCCCACGCAGGCATAATAATTGACAGTGACGCACCGTGAGCAGCCCCGAATAATAAGCTGATAGAGTGTCCCATACGATGTGAGGAAAAATCCCCGCGCGCAGTCCTTCCCATTGAGAGAAATCCGCAATGCGCCATAGCACCCGCCAAAGCATATTCACAGCGTAAATCATAATTTTTCGGATCTTCTATTAAATCAGGAATGACTCGTATCATCGTACGAATCAAAGAATAGCCGAGTTCGTCAATTAATTCGCTGTTCTCGTCGCCGTCTAAGACTCTTTCAAGAATATGAGCTATAATATCAACTCCGCCGTAAACTGTCTGTTTTTCCGGTAAAGTAACTTGAAACGAGGGATCAATCACTGAAATTTTAGGATAAATTACAGGGCTGTTAATTGAAATCTTCAGACCTTTTTCAGGATTGCTGACGACTGCGATATTATTTACTTCACTCGATGATGCCGACGCGGTTAATACGCCGTAAATAGGGAGTGCCTTAGAAATTTTTGATTTATCCTCGAATAAGTCCCATACGTCGCCGTCATAGCATGACCCCGCAGCAATTGACTTTGAAGTGTCGAAAACTGAACCGCCGCCCACTGGGAGAATCGCGTCAATTCCCCCTGCTTTTACGCGTGAAATTCCCTCGCGGACTTTGTCGATTCTGGGATTAGACTTAACATCGTTGACTTCAGAAAAATTTATTCCGGCCTTGTTTAACATTTCAGTAACTTGTGAATAAGCACCGCTCTTAAATGTACCCTTACCGCCGAACACAAGCAAAACGCCTTTAATATTATCAGCTTTGAGTCTGGGTGCTAAATCTTTGACTGTATCTTTACCGAATATTAATTCAGTCGGATTGTGCCACGTAAAATTCTGCATTAATTCTCACACCTAAAAATTAAAATATTTCTTCGCGTTCTCGTAGCTTATATTGTGTACGATCTCGTGTAAAGTCTCTCTATCATCAGGGAAGAAGCCGGACTCAACCCATTCGCCGATAATCCTGCATAAAATTCTCCTGAAATATTCATGTCGCGGATAACTCAAGAAACTGCGCGAGTCCGTCAACATTCCGATAAAGCCGGGCAAATATCCCAGACTTGCAAGAGTCCTTAAATGCCGAGTCATTCCCATGTAGTGATCTTCAAACCACCATGCTGAACCGTGCTGAATCTTTGAGACACCTTCAATTAATGCGCCCTGAAAACATCCCGCAATTGTATCAATCGAAGCGTTATCATTACCGTCCAAGCTGTAAAGAATAGTCTTCGGGAGCTCGTCATTTTTCTCAAGTTCGCCGAGAAATGCCGCAGTCGTCATACTTGAAGCAGTGTTATTTACGCAGTCGAATCCGGTATCAGGTCCGAGCTTATCGAACATAGGGGCGTGATTGTCGCGTCTGCAACCGTAATGAAGCTGCATAACCCAGCCGCGTTTGTGATATTCACGGGCAACGAAAAGCAAAAATGCCGTCTTGAATTTATCTATTGCTAAATGAT
This region includes:
- a CDS encoding nitroreductase family protein, with the protein product MEESPRLDYSKYRLDLANECLSDSKKDFEEERLKSSLNRSYYAIFDALRAVTILDNFDSKKHSEIISYFNREYIRTEIFDKDTYKLIDSAFRLRNYADYDDFYLVSKKEVQTQINSAEKIINMIRPYLESRWAEITKEEENFMNAIFTRVSTRQFESREVESKYIIKILRAAMAAPSAMNQQPWEFWVITDKDLIMRLSQATPYAKPAANAPVLIVPCYNIANLRVPEMVNIDMAISVENILLEAEELGLGAVMLGIAPDEERMKAVEKILQLPENFRAFTIIPVGWPVNKHPQEDRYEPSRIHVI
- the rsmG gene encoding 16S rRNA (guanine(527)-N(7))-methyltransferase RsmG, whose translation is MSPQESTLYKFADLLNSCKRARLTGTRGSEEIYNLQIIDCLESLKFLPEVRNIIDVGSGGGLPGVVWAIMRPESQITLIDSINKKCEAMQEIINSLEINNINIICARSEDFAVNHREKFDIACARAVASAGVTAELLAPLVKISGQIITFKGEKVHDEISEVNNKWHKLGLSEPEIKFYGNNDSNKCLVIWEKISKCPGIYPRKAGQASIKKFWE
- a CDS encoding iron-containing alcohol dehydrogenase, with the protein product MQNFTWHNPTELIFGKDTVKDLAPRLKADNIKGVLLVFGGKGTFKSGAYSQVTEMLNKAGINFSEVNDVKSNPRIDKVREGISRVKAGGIDAILPVGGGSVFDTSKSIAAGSCYDGDVWDLFEDKSKISKALPIYGVLTASASSSEVNNIAVVSNPEKGLKISINSPVIYPKISVIDPSFQVTLPEKQTVYGGVDIIAHILERVLDGDENSELIDELGYSLIRTMIRVIPDLIEDPKNYDLRCEYALAGAMAHCGFLSMGRTARGDFSSHRMGHSISLLFGAAHGASLSIIMPAWARYLYEDNPVPFARLGEAVFDIYDGSDEEKALDAIEALEDFFKDINAPTTLRELGIKEDDVQKLADNASRGESFGVLSKLEPEDVLEIFKLAY